A part of Argonema galeatum A003/A1 genomic DNA contains:
- a CDS encoding histone deacetylase family protein, translating to MTKFATYLHPHTCYTSKPSSKLSFVGHSLPHYSKIRQELEKALVDYPTLPVRRVDYAEYLSVHTDKYLIQLALMALEKPLPQKPKLSTECTNLQYCLPGYLYGLGGMIEAIDHMKKGILERAYCFSLVGHHAHEDWGHGYCLLNPLAAAARYAQTQDFHKILIVDWDIHHGDGTQSIFSHDPSVYCISIHSVVDLYMAKASNLKAGTTTKGEEVGHCNIPILSQIYEDDLFEKIHLTGDFYRGNESRYRFQLALERIPWNPDLILIFSGYDSHKDDCGQGITDWTNQDFKLLTEYVLDLAKKVSCPVLSSHGGGYKLPVTVSAAVSHVAVLASY from the coding sequence ATGACAAAATTTGCTACCTACTTACATCCTCATACCTGCTATACATCCAAACCAAGTAGTAAGCTTTCTTTCGTCGGACACTCTTTACCACATTACAGCAAAATCAGGCAGGAACTTGAGAAAGCCCTAGTTGATTATCCAACCCTTCCCGTCAGAAGGGTTGACTATGCCGAGTATCTTAGTGTACACACAGATAAGTATTTAATCCAGTTAGCTTTAATGGCATTGGAGAAGCCTTTACCTCAAAAACCAAAATTAAGTACTGAATGCACGAATTTACAATACTGCCTACCCGGTTATTTGTATGGTTTAGGAGGAATGATAGAAGCCATAGACCATATGAAAAAAGGCATTTTAGAGCGTGCCTACTGCTTCAGCTTAGTCGGTCATCACGCACATGAAGATTGGGGACACGGGTATTGTTTGCTCAATCCTTTGGCGGCGGCGGCCAGGTATGCTCAGACTCAAGATTTTCATAAAATACTAATTGTAGATTGGGATATTCATCATGGAGATGGAACTCAGTCAATCTTTAGCCACGATCCGAGCGTTTACTGCATAAGTATCCATAGCGTTGTCGATTTATACATGGCTAAAGCATCCAACCTTAAAGCGGGTACAACAACAAAAGGCGAAGAAGTCGGGCACTGTAATATTCCCATACTATCTCAAATATATGAAGATGACTTATTTGAAAAAATTCACTTAACAGGTGACTTTTATAGAGGTAATGAAAGTCGGTACAGATTTCAATTAGCTTTGGAGCGGATACCCTGGAATCCAGATTTAATATTGATATTTTCAGGTTACGATTCTCATAAAGATGATTGCGGTCAAGGAATTACAGATTGGACTAATCAAGACTTTAAACTCTTAACAGAATACGTACTAGACCTAGCTAAAAAAGTATCTTGTCCTGTTTTATCCAGTCACGGTGGTGGGTATAAGCTACCTGTGACGGTATCGGCAGCAGTCAGTCATGTAGCAGTTTTAGCTAGCTATTAA
- the lpxB gene encoding lipid-A-disaccharide synthase: protein MNSKRKTIFISTGEVSGDLQGGLLIDALKRQAQILGLELEIVALGGSRMAAAGATLLGDTSAIGSVGILESLPYVWPTLQIQRRAKQYLQQNPPDLVVLIDYMGPNLGIGSYVRQHFPLVPIAYYIAPQEWVWSPSQHNTDRIVKMTDLVLAIFPEEARYFQEKGVKVSWVGHPLIDRMISSPKRSQARAELGISEDEVAIALLPASRHQEIKYVLPVMFQAAQQIQAKIPNVRFWIPLSLEVYRDSIEKAIQNYDLRATLVADKTQEAIAAADLAITKSGTVNLEIALLEIPQVVIYRVNHITAWIATNLLKFSIPFMSPTNLVLMKSIVPELLQEEANPENIVREAMNLLNPDRRRQTLADYREMRQALGEVGACDRAAKEILQLHYR, encoded by the coding sequence TTGAACTCGAAACGAAAAACTATATTTATCAGTACGGGCGAAGTGTCTGGCGATTTGCAGGGAGGGTTGCTAATTGACGCCCTAAAGCGCCAAGCACAAATATTAGGGTTGGAATTAGAAATAGTGGCGCTGGGGGGTAGCCGTATGGCTGCGGCGGGGGCTACATTGTTGGGGGATACCAGCGCGATCGGTTCGGTGGGGATTTTGGAATCTCTACCGTATGTGTGGCCTACCCTTCAGATTCAGCGTCGCGCCAAACAATACCTCCAGCAAAACCCGCCAGATTTAGTGGTGCTGATCGATTACATGGGGCCAAATCTGGGGATCGGCAGTTATGTTCGCCAGCATTTTCCCTTGGTGCCGATCGCATACTACATCGCGCCTCAAGAATGGGTTTGGTCGCCGAGTCAGCACAACACAGATCGTATTGTGAAAATGACAGACCTTGTGTTGGCAATTTTCCCAGAAGAAGCGCGTTATTTCCAAGAAAAAGGGGTAAAAGTTAGCTGGGTCGGTCATCCGTTGATAGATAGGATGATTTCTAGTCCCAAGCGGTCCCAAGCGCGTGCTGAATTGGGAATTTCTGAGGATGAGGTAGCGATCGCACTTTTACCCGCCTCTCGACATCAGGAAATCAAATATGTTTTGCCAGTAATGTTCCAAGCAGCGCAGCAAATCCAAGCAAAAATTCCGAATGTGAGATTCTGGATTCCCTTATCTCTTGAAGTATATCGGGACTCGATAGAAAAAGCCATCCAAAATTACGATTTGCGTGCTACTTTGGTTGCCGATAAGACGCAGGAAGCGATCGCAGCAGCTGACCTAGCTATTACTAAATCTGGCACGGTTAATCTAGAAATTGCTCTTTTAGAAATTCCACAAGTTGTTATATATCGCGTTAATCATATCACCGCTTGGATTGCCACCAATTTACTAAAGTTTTCGATTCCTTTCATGTCACCCACTAATTTAGTGCTGATGAAGTCAATTGTGCCGGAATTGCTGCAAGAGGAAGCTAATCCAGAAAATATTGTTCGAGAGGCGATGAATTTGCTAAATCCAGATCGGCGCAGGCAAACTTTAGCGGACTATCGAGAGATGCGACAAGCTTTAGGAGAGGTCGGAGCGTGCGATCGCGCGGCTAAAGAAATTCTTCAACTGCATTACAGATGA
- a CDS encoding RNA-guided endonuclease InsQ/TnpB family protein, whose amino-acid sequence MLVYEAKIKGTEAQYRILDEMLRTGLFVRNKALRYWMDNPGVNGMDLNKYCKVLADNPEFPWVKKLNSMARQAMAERAWLAIVRFFDNCKQKVAGKKGYPKFKKLLTRASVEYKTSGWKLSEDRRYITFTDKFGAGTFKLWGTRDLHFYQIDLLKRVRIVRRFDGYYVQFCINHERKETHELTGRMLGLDVGLNHFYTDSEGNQVENPRFLRKSEKALLRAFRQLSRKNIGSKNRSKAKNRLGRKHLKVERQRKDFVVKLARCVIQSSDLVAIEDLQVRNMVKNHHLAKSISDASWSMFRQWLEYFGQVFGVPVVAVPPNYTSQDCSNCGTVVKKTLSTRTHQCHHCGHIQDRDWNAAINILNIALSILSEMLKNTVGQTEINAFGENDLCLVGVTQLSKPTRRKRKPKEQSLESPAIFGTPN is encoded by the coding sequence ATGTTAGTTTACGAAGCAAAAATAAAAGGAACAGAAGCTCAGTACCGCATCCTCGATGAGATGTTGCGGACTGGGCTTTTTGTTCGTAATAAAGCTTTGCGATACTGGATGGATAATCCAGGAGTAAACGGCATGGACTTGAACAAATACTGCAAAGTCCTGGCTGACAATCCTGAATTCCCTTGGGTTAAAAAACTTAACTCAATGGCAAGACAGGCAATGGCTGAACGCGCTTGGTTAGCTATAGTTCGATTTTTTGATAACTGCAAACAGAAAGTAGCAGGCAAAAAAGGTTATCCGAAGTTCAAAAAACTGTTGACCAGAGCATCAGTTGAGTATAAAACTTCTGGTTGGAAGCTTTCAGAAGATAGAAGATATATCACTTTCACGGATAAATTTGGTGCGGGGACTTTCAAGCTTTGGGGAACTAGAGACTTACATTTTTACCAAATAGACCTTCTTAAGCGTGTTAGGATAGTTCGCCGTTTCGATGGATATTACGTGCAGTTTTGCATTAATCACGAAAGGAAAGAAACCCATGAATTAACAGGTCGAATGTTAGGGCTAGATGTTGGTTTAAACCATTTCTACACCGATTCAGAAGGCAATCAAGTAGAAAACCCTCGCTTTTTGAGGAAAAGTGAAAAAGCTCTCTTGAGAGCTTTTCGTCAACTTTCACGAAAAAATATTGGGTCAAAAAATAGAAGTAAAGCTAAGAATCGGTTAGGTAGGAAACACCTAAAAGTTGAAAGGCAGCGTAAAGACTTTGTTGTGAAATTAGCAAGGTGCGTAATCCAGTCTAGTGACTTGGTAGCCATTGAAGACTTGCAGGTGCGAAACATGGTGAAAAACCACCATTTAGCTAAATCAATTAGTGATGCTTCTTGGTCGATGTTTAGGCAGTGGCTTGAGTATTTTGGTCAAGTGTTTGGAGTGCCGGTTGTGGCTGTCCCTCCGAACTATACATCGCAGGATTGCTCTAATTGCGGTACGGTAGTTAAGAAAACCTTAAGTACTAGAACTCATCAATGCCATCACTGTGGGCATATTCAAGATCGAGATTGGAACGCGGCGATTAATATTCTAAATATTGCGTTGTCAATCTTAAGTGAAATGTTGAAAAATACCGTCGGGCAGACGGAAATTAACGCCTTTGGAGAGAATGACCTCTGCTTGGTTGGGGTAACTCAATTAAGTAAGCCAACTCGCAGAAAGAGGAAGCCCAAAGAGCAATCTTTGGAATCCCCCGCTATATTCGGTACTCCGAATTAG
- a CDS encoding DUF4335 domain-containing protein: MYSSTSVLRRYTPPTCTLEIVAKGSPLSRWVGRPVLKRLQFVLSFDDPRVPEEKRVTVRGDQTQLEALCEVVQGYVQDFLGQSPDRLNASFLASSPNDRSELSDTNAESTNGSGDTTATLEIPQHHTPGSDEGSITLSSHPLDSSFAATDSPELELGEKETSANGTPFSRHEVTGIYLQPNGLLFHDLFLGSLATEQLGPVIHLSLLQLFDLATALDEYAAELEILPTLNRPALGKTPPFWASIAAIALVTVGVATAAVKLLDRKTSNPEIPATAVNPEPTPTEQPQIAAVPSPEPTPGVPTPPLSSSQTLPALPPSASNLSPSPSVTLPPGSGLAPSTGVTPPVASTVPPPLGVTPPAASTVPPGPSSTASQPEQYKLPLNSAAPQPGSGGPTASQKPPDNRTLVQINPSETAQRQEPTQPQIKPNPTTPPQAATSPTAQRQEPRSVKSPNQSAARIASAPAVVPKSRPTPEVTALPTQPSPRITAPPTQPSPRITAPPTQPSPRITAPPTQPSPRITAPPTQEIPRVTAPPTQEIPPITTLPTQEFPSITPPPIQEFPPITPPPAQESSPVAAAPTQSADVKPPVAARTGTPGAQPTPSSSTSLFDTIPQVAEAKSYFQNRWQPPTSLKQRLEYSLALNPDGSIRQIIPLGQVAETYLDRTEMPLVGETFVSPIEGKRSPKIRVVLSPDGKVDTFLESLN; encoded by the coding sequence ATGTACTCGTCCACCTCAGTTCTGCGACGCTATACTCCACCCACCTGCACGCTGGAAATTGTGGCCAAAGGCTCACCCCTATCCCGCTGGGTTGGTCGCCCGGTACTGAAGCGGCTACAGTTTGTGCTAAGCTTCGACGATCCGCGAGTGCCAGAGGAAAAACGAGTTACCGTTCGTGGGGACCAAACGCAACTAGAAGCGCTCTGCGAAGTAGTTCAAGGGTATGTGCAGGACTTTCTCGGACAGTCACCCGATCGATTAAATGCGTCGTTCTTGGCATCATCGCCTAACGATCGATCCGAACTATCAGACACCAATGCAGAATCGACTAACGGTTCGGGTGACACAACTGCCACCCTAGAAATACCGCAACATCATACTCCGGGCAGTGATGAAGGTTCAATAACATTATCATCTCATCCTTTAGACTCATCCTTTGCCGCAACTGATTCACCGGAGTTAGAACTTGGTGAAAAAGAAACTAGCGCCAACGGCACACCCTTTTCGCGTCATGAAGTTACAGGAATTTACCTGCAACCAAATGGTCTGCTGTTTCACGACCTGTTTTTAGGTTCTTTGGCTACAGAGCAGTTAGGGCCAGTTATACACCTCAGTTTGCTGCAATTATTTGACTTGGCGACTGCGCTAGATGAATACGCAGCTGAATTGGAGATATTGCCCACCCTTAACCGCCCAGCTTTGGGCAAAACTCCTCCCTTTTGGGCCAGTATAGCTGCGATCGCTCTGGTGACCGTGGGCGTAGCAACAGCGGCTGTGAAATTGCTCGATCGAAAAACTTCTAACCCAGAAATACCCGCAACCGCAGTTAACCCAGAGCCCACCCCAACCGAACAGCCACAAATTGCCGCTGTTCCCTCACCAGAGCCAACACCGGGAGTACCAACGCCACCCCTGTCTTCGTCGCAAACACTGCCAGCACTGCCGCCATCGGCATCTAATTTATCTCCCAGCCCCAGCGTGACCCTGCCACCGGGATCGGGCCTAGCTCCGAGTACTGGGGTGACGCCGCCAGTCGCTTCCACAGTACCTCCTCCTCTTGGGGTGACGCCGCCAGCAGCTTCCACAGTACCTCCAGGGCCAAGTTCTACTGCATCCCAACCAGAGCAATACAAACTGCCCCTTAATTCTGCTGCACCCCAACCGGGAAGCGGAGGCCCAACAGCATCCCAAAAACCACCCGATAATCGAACGTTGGTTCAGATAAATCCCTCAGAAACAGCACAGCGTCAGGAGCCTACCCAGCCCCAAATTAAGCCTAACCCGACCACCCCACCTCAAGCAGCGACCTCACCAACGGCACAGCGCCAAGAGCCCAGATCTGTTAAGAGTCCTAACCAATCTGCGGCTCGAATTGCTTCTGCTCCTGCGGTTGTACCAAAGTCAAGACCGACTCCTGAAGTTACAGCGCTTCCCACTCAGCCAAGTCCTCGAATTACAGCGCCTCCCACTCAGCCAAGCCCTCGAATTACAGCGCCTCCCACTCAGCCAAGCCCTCGAATTACAGCGCCTCCTACCCAGCCAAGCCCTCGAATTACAGCGCCTCCTACCCAGGAGATTCCTCGCGTTACAGCGCCTCCCACCCAGGAGATTCCTCCCATTACAACCCTTCCCACTCAAGAGTTTCCTTCGATTACACCGCCTCCTATTCAGGAGTTTCCTCCCATTACACCACCTCCCGCTCAGGAGTCATCTCCAGTTGCGGCAGCTCCGACTCAAAGCGCTGATGTCAAACCGCCAGTTGCCGCTCGGACTGGTACTCCCGGCGCACAGCCTACCCCCAGCAGCAGTACTTCCCTGTTTGACACGATCCCGCAGGTAGCTGAAGCGAAAAGTTATTTCCAAAATCGCTGGCAACCCCCGACAAGCTTGAAACAACGTCTGGAATACAGTCTGGCGCTTAATCCTGATGGGTCAATTCGCCAGATTATTCCTCTGGGACAAGTGGCAGAAACTTATCTCGATCGCACGGAGATGCCTTTGGTGGGTGAAACTTTCGTCTCTCCGATTGAAGGAAAACGCAGTCCCAAAATTCGGGTGGTTCTGAGTCCAGATGGCAAGGTGGACACTTTCCTGGAATCGTTGAATTGA
- a CDS encoding DUF3038 domain-containing protein, whose protein sequence is MRSKASSPKPTANWEDLTLNTSPDPVQLDNIKAQLDLVLLALEALAGIGSEAILAAAAHLGLESIVADRVSLWRLRQSSPLRKGQGGRKKLDVEEARSLVLIICHLTKQHQELIRRAVALLEQLTEQNQKPHQAALLGDYIDTFSNTYQERMEDGDSCSTEVLAHLALKLLIDLLFYSSPGGHRRLWLALLGKSKK, encoded by the coding sequence ATGCGCTCGAAAGCATCGTCGCCCAAACCAACGGCCAACTGGGAGGATTTAACCCTAAATACCTCGCCAGACCCAGTGCAGTTGGACAACATCAAAGCCCAGCTGGATTTAGTTTTGCTAGCTTTAGAAGCATTAGCGGGAATTGGTTCGGAAGCGATCCTCGCCGCCGCCGCCCATCTGGGTTTGGAGTCAATAGTTGCTGACCGGGTTTCCTTGTGGCGTCTCCGCCAGTCCAGTCCCTTACGTAAAGGACAGGGAGGGCGTAAAAAGCTGGATGTAGAAGAAGCGCGATCGCTAGTTCTCATTATCTGCCACTTGACGAAACAGCACCAAGAGTTAATCCGTCGCGCCGTCGCCCTCCTAGAACAGCTAACCGAGCAAAACCAAAAACCGCATCAAGCCGCTCTGCTGGGAGATTATATCGATACCTTTAGCAACACCTACCAAGAACGCATGGAGGATGGCGACAGCTGTTCGACTGAAGTTCTAGCTCACCTCGCTCTCAAACTGTTGATAGATCTACTGTTTTACAGCAGTCCCGGCGGTCACCGCCGCCTTTGGTTAGCACTGCTCGGAAAAAGTAAAAAGTAA
- a CDS encoding glycoside hydrolase family 57 protein gives MAIGYLALVLHAHLPFVRHPESDYVLEEEWLYEAITETYIPLLRMFEALKRDGIEFKITMSLTPPLVSMLRDPLLQERYDKHLAKLEDLTQLEIGHNHHNGHLRYLSEYYAKEFYETRQFWQQYNGDLIAAFKQYQDSNNLEIITCGATHGYLPLMKMYPQAVWAQIRVACEHYEENFGRPPKGIWLPECAYYNGLEQMLADAGLRYFLIDGHAILYGSPRPRFGTYTPVFTESGIAAFGRDHESAHQVWSSQLGYPGDPEYREFYKDLGWEAEYEYIKPYIMPNGQRKNIGIKYHKITGRGLGLGDKTLYDPYWARQKATEHAGNFMYNRAQQVEHLYNVMQRPPIIVSPYDAELFGHWWYEGPWFLEYLFRKTWHDQKTYAMTHLADYLRMHSRHQVMRLAQSSWGFKGFHEYWLNDTNSWIYPYLHKAAERMIELGLKEPADELEWRALNQAARELLLAQSSDWAFIMRTGTMVPYAVRRTRSHLMRFNKLYDDINAGKIDSGWLEKVETIDNIFPNINYRVYRPL, from the coding sequence ATGGCTATTGGCTATCTCGCTCTTGTACTTCATGCCCACCTGCCCTTCGTCCGACATCCCGAAAGTGACTATGTGCTGGAAGAAGAGTGGCTTTATGAAGCCATTACCGAAACCTACATCCCCTTGCTGCGGATGTTCGAGGCATTAAAGCGAGACGGCATTGAATTCAAAATAACGATGAGCCTGACACCGCCCTTGGTGTCAATGCTGCGCGACCCGCTGTTGCAAGAGCGCTACGATAAGCACTTGGCCAAACTGGAAGATCTGACCCAACTCGAAATTGGGCATAATCACCATAACGGTCATCTGCGCTACCTATCTGAATATTACGCCAAAGAATTTTACGAGACTCGCCAGTTTTGGCAGCAATATAACGGCGATTTAATCGCCGCTTTCAAGCAATACCAGGATAGCAATAACCTGGAAATCATCACCTGCGGCGCTACCCACGGGTATTTGCCACTAATGAAAATGTACCCGCAGGCAGTATGGGCGCAAATCCGGGTGGCTTGCGAACACTACGAGGAAAACTTTGGACGCCCTCCCAAGGGGATTTGGTTGCCGGAGTGTGCTTACTATAACGGATTAGAACAGATGCTGGCGGATGCAGGTCTGCGCTATTTCCTCATCGACGGTCACGCGATTCTTTATGGTAGCCCCCGTCCCCGTTTTGGGACTTATACACCTGTCTTTACAGAGTCAGGCATTGCGGCTTTTGGTCGGGATCACGAATCGGCGCATCAAGTTTGGTCTTCTCAACTGGGATACCCCGGTGACCCTGAATATCGGGAATTTTATAAGGACTTGGGCTGGGAAGCGGAATACGAATATATTAAGCCTTACATCATGCCCAACGGTCAGCGGAAAAATATTGGCATCAAGTACCACAAGATCACTGGTCGGGGTTTGGGTTTGGGGGATAAAACTCTCTATGACCCTTACTGGGCGAGGCAAAAGGCGACAGAACACGCGGGCAACTTTATGTATAACCGGGCGCAGCAAGTCGAGCATCTCTACAATGTTATGCAGCGGCCTCCAATTATTGTCTCGCCTTATGATGCGGAGCTGTTCGGTCACTGGTGGTATGAAGGGCCTTGGTTCTTGGAGTACCTGTTCCGCAAGACTTGGCACGACCAAAAGACTTATGCTATGACTCACTTGGCAGACTATCTGCGGATGCACAGCAGGCATCAAGTCATGCGTCTTGCACAGTCTAGTTGGGGTTTCAAGGGGTTTCACGAGTATTGGCTCAACGATACGAATTCCTGGATTTATCCCTACCTGCACAAAGCGGCGGAGCGGATGATTGAGTTAGGGCTTAAGGAACCAGCTGATGAATTGGAGTGGCGTGCGCTTAACCAGGCGGCGCGAGAATTGCTCCTGGCCCAGTCTTCTGATTGGGCGTTTATTATGCGGACTGGGACGATGGTGCCTTACGCGGTACGACGGACGCGATCGCACCTGATGCGCTTTAATAAACTCTACGATGATATTAACGCGGGCAAAATCGACAGCGGTTGGCTGGAAAAAGTTGAGACAATTGACAATATCTTCCCCAACATTAACTACCGCGTTTATCGCCCTTTGTGA
- the petA gene encoding cytochrome f, whose translation MKKVCLRAIRFGSKWAVTKIALLAIATFALFFASDLALPQSAAAYPFWAQATAPETPREATGRIVCANCHLAAKPTEVEVPQSVLPDTVFEAVVKIPYDSSSQQVLGDGSKGGLNVGAVLMLPQGFKIAPEDRIPEEMKEKIEGLYFQTYKEGEDNVVIIGPIPGDQYQEIVFPVLSPNPETDKNIRYGKYAVHVGGNRGRGQIYPTGDRTNNNIYNASATGTISQIAKGEDGGYQVSITTDAGETVVDTILAGPELIVSQGDAVKAGDALTINPNVGGFGQADTEIVLQSAARIKWLMIFFTGIMLSQVLLVLKKKQVEKVQAAEMNF comes from the coding sequence ATGAAAAAAGTTTGTTTAAGGGCGATACGCTTTGGCAGTAAGTGGGCGGTTACCAAAATAGCACTGCTCGCGATCGCCACATTTGCCCTCTTCTTCGCCAGCGATTTAGCACTTCCCCAATCGGCTGCCGCCTACCCCTTCTGGGCCCAGGCAACCGCCCCCGAAACGCCCCGCGAAGCCACAGGGCGGATTGTTTGCGCTAACTGTCACCTAGCAGCCAAACCAACCGAAGTTGAAGTACCCCAATCCGTCCTCCCCGACACAGTGTTTGAAGCCGTAGTGAAAATTCCCTACGACAGCAGCAGTCAACAAGTACTCGGCGATGGTTCCAAAGGTGGCTTAAACGTCGGTGCCGTCCTGATGTTGCCCCAAGGCTTCAAGATTGCCCCGGAAGACCGCATTCCAGAGGAAATGAAAGAAAAAATCGAGGGACTCTATTTCCAAACCTACAAAGAAGGAGAGGATAACGTAGTCATCATCGGGCCTATACCAGGCGATCAATATCAGGAAATCGTCTTCCCAGTTCTTTCACCCAATCCCGAAACTGACAAAAACATCCGCTATGGCAAGTACGCCGTTCACGTAGGCGGCAACCGGGGTCGCGGTCAAATTTACCCCACCGGCGACAGAACCAACAATAATATCTATAACGCTTCCGCCACCGGAACTATTTCTCAGATTGCCAAAGGTGAAGACGGCGGCTACCAAGTAAGCATTACAACCGATGCTGGCGAAACAGTTGTCGATACTATTCTCGCCGGGCCAGAATTGATTGTCTCCCAAGGAGACGCTGTGAAAGCTGGCGACGCCTTGACGATTAACCCCAATGTGGGCGGATTTGGTCAAGCTGACACCGAAATCGTCCTCCAGAGCGCCGCACGGATCAAATGGCTGATGATATTCTTCACGGGTATCATGCTTTCGCAAGTTCTGCTTGTACTCAAGAAGAAACAAGTCGAAAAAGTGCAAGCCGCCGAGATGAATTTCTAG
- the petC gene encoding cytochrome b6-f complex iron-sulfur subunit: MAQVSGSADVPDMGRRQFMNLLTFGTITGTALGALYPVVKYFIPPSAGGTGGGVIAKDALGNDIIVSEYLTTHSAGDRSLAQGLKGDPTYIVVDDNKAIADYGINAICTHLGCVVPWNVAENKFKCPCHGSQYDKTGKVVRGPAPLSLALAHAAVADDKITFTSWTETDFRTGVAPWWK, from the coding sequence ATGGCTCAAGTTTCAGGATCGGCAGACGTTCCCGATATGGGGCGTCGTCAGTTTATGAATTTGCTAACTTTTGGCACAATCACGGGAACGGCACTGGGGGCACTATATCCCGTCGTCAAATACTTTATCCCCCCATCTGCTGGTGGTACTGGTGGTGGAGTCATCGCCAAAGACGCACTGGGTAACGACATCATTGTGAGCGAATATCTGACCACTCACAGCGCAGGCGATCGCAGCCTCGCCCAAGGACTCAAAGGTGACCCCACCTACATTGTGGTAGACGATAACAAAGCCATTGCAGATTACGGTATCAACGCTATCTGCACCCACTTAGGCTGTGTCGTACCTTGGAACGTCGCTGAAAACAAGTTTAAATGCCCCTGTCACGGTTCTCAGTACGACAAAACGGGCAAAGTAGTGCGGGGACCAGCACCCCTCTCCCTGGCACTAGCACACGCCGCTGTGGCAGACGACAAGATTACCTTTACGTCTTGGACTGAAACAGACTTCCGCACTGGCGTTGCACCCTGGTGGAAATAA
- a CDS encoding DUF3067 family protein, which yields MTGRDLRQILLNKWGRSYDIQVRRIQGKIFVQIMWKYLEQASFPLKEADYMAHLDIIASYIEAWGGATQVQEYIEQTKDRPRLGKAVSIPIDLGDRASEWIIEDS from the coding sequence ATGACAGGACGAGACTTACGCCAGATATTACTAAATAAGTGGGGACGCTCTTACGATATTCAAGTGCGGCGGATTCAGGGCAAGATTTTTGTCCAGATTATGTGGAAATATCTGGAACAGGCGTCTTTTCCGCTCAAAGAGGCTGATTATATGGCTCATCTGGATATCATTGCCAGTTATATCGAGGCTTGGGGTGGTGCGACACAGGTGCAAGAATATATTGAGCAGACAAAAGATCGGCCCCGACTCGGTAAGGCGGTTAGCATTCCGATTGATTTGGGCGATCGCGCTTCTGAGTGGATAATAGAAGATTCTTAA
- the menB gene encoding 1,4-dihydroxy-2-naphthoyl-CoA synthase, translated as MQVEWQTAKTYEDILYHKTDGIAKITINRPHKRNAFRPKTVFELYDAFADAREDTSIGVVLFTGAGPHTDGKYAFCAGGDQSVRGNAGYVGEDGVPRLNVLDLQRLIRSMPKVVIALVAGYAIGGGHVLHILCDLTIAADNAIFGQTGPKVGSFDGGFGASYLARIVGQKKAREIWYLCRQYNAEQALEMGLVNCIVPVEQLEEEGIKWAREILEKSPIAIRCLKAAFNADCDGQAGLQELAGNATLLYYMTEEGAEGKQAFLEKREPDFKQYPWLP; from the coding sequence ATGCAAGTTGAATGGCAAACCGCCAAAACCTACGAAGATATCCTTTACCACAAAACGGACGGCATCGCTAAAATAACTATCAATCGTCCCCACAAGCGAAATGCTTTTCGTCCGAAAACAGTTTTTGAACTCTACGATGCTTTTGCTGATGCTCGCGAAGATACCAGTATCGGTGTAGTGCTTTTTACTGGCGCTGGGCCTCATACGGATGGGAAGTATGCTTTTTGTGCTGGTGGGGATCAAAGCGTGCGGGGAAATGCTGGCTATGTGGGTGAAGATGGGGTGCCGCGACTGAATGTGTTGGATTTGCAGCGGCTGATTCGATCGATGCCGAAGGTGGTAATTGCGTTGGTGGCTGGATATGCGATCGGTGGCGGTCACGTACTGCATATTTTGTGCGATTTGACAATAGCGGCAGACAATGCAATTTTCGGTCAAACTGGCCCGAAAGTTGGCAGCTTTGATGGTGGATTTGGTGCTAGTTATTTAGCCAGAATTGTGGGGCAAAAAAAGGCGCGGGAGATTTGGTATTTGTGTCGGCAATACAATGCAGAACAAGCGCTGGAAATGGGTTTAGTTAATTGTATTGTGCCTGTGGAACAGTTGGAAGAGGAAGGGATTAAGTGGGCCAGGGAAATATTAGAAAAAAGTCCGATCGCGATTAGGTGTTTGAAGGCTGCTTTTAATGCTGATTGTGATGGACAAGCGGGTTTGCAAGAGTTGGCTGGGAATGCCACTTTACTTTATTACATGACTGAGGAAGGTGCGGAAGGGAAACAGGCGTTTTTGGAGAAGAGGGAACCGGATTTTAAGCAGTATCCTTGGTTGCCTTGA